Proteins co-encoded in one Campylobacter concisus genomic window:
- a CDS encoding diguanylate cyclase, protein MERILVVDDNKALAKLIVMQMEKTIDDMTIDVAYSFAEAKTLISEHDKDYFMTILDLNLPDAPNGEIVDYALSKGLSAIVLTGSIDDETRQNFINKDIVDYVYKGNMDDINYIFQMINRLSKNRQYKVLVVEDSLPFRNMIKKILTSLQFKVLAAAHGEEAMSYFADNPDINLIITDYRMPVKDGLEVLKEVRKEKDKNSLGVIVMTSPSEKTDASIFLKNGASDFIAKPFSKEELICRVNNTIEAMENINKIANFANRDFLTGVYNRRFFYSDVEEYVHVAEETNEPYAFAMIDVDYFKKINDKYGHDGGDKVLKSIAKILNDNTKGSDIVARFGGEEFCVVLKKINKEEAVKFFVNLRAKVAENKVTIKKEKVKVTISIGVSFGNGHCEIDDMLEACDSALYTAKENGRNRVEIVL, encoded by the coding sequence ATGGAAAGAATCCTTGTAGTTGATGATAATAAGGCGTTAGCAAAGCTGATTGTTATGCAAATGGAAAAGACTATCGATGACATGACAATTGATGTCGCATACAGTTTTGCCGAGGCTAAGACGTTAATTAGCGAGCATGACAAAGATTATTTTATGACTATTTTGGATTTAAATTTGCCAGATGCTCCAAATGGAGAGATCGTTGATTATGCACTTTCCAAAGGGCTTTCGGCTATTGTTTTAACAGGTAGCATTGATGATGAAACAAGGCAAAATTTTATAAATAAAGATATTGTTGATTATGTTTATAAAGGAAATATGGATGATATCAACTATATCTTTCAAATGATAAATAGACTGAGCAAAAATAGACAATACAAGGTTTTGGTTGTTGAAGACTCGCTCCCTTTTAGAAATATGATAAAAAAGATATTAACTAGCCTTCAGTTTAAGGTTTTGGCCGCAGCTCACGGCGAAGAGGCAATGAGCTATTTTGCGGATAATCCTGATATAAATCTTATAATAACCGATTATAGAATGCCAGTAAAAGATGGCCTTGAAGTTTTAAAAGAGGTTAGAAAAGAAAAAGATAAAAATAGTCTTGGCGTAATCGTTATGACATCTCCTAGCGAAAAGACTGACGCATCAATATTTTTAAAAAATGGTGCGAGCGATTTTATAGCAAAACCATTTTCAAAAGAAGAGCTAATATGTCGTGTTAATAATACGATCGAAGCTATGGAAAATATAAACAAGATAGCAAATTTTGCAAATCGCGACTTCTTAACAGGAGTTTATAATAGAAGATTTTTTTATTCTGACGTAGAAGAGTATGTTCATGTAGCTGAAGAGACTAATGAGCCTTACGCTTTTGCAATGATTGATGTTGATTATTTTAAGAAAATAAATGATAAATATGGCCATGATGGCGGAGATAAGGTACTAAAATCAATCGCAAAAATTTTAAATGATAATACAAAAGGAAGCGATATCGTTGCTAGATTTGGTGGCGAAGAATTTTGCGTTGTCCTTAAAAAGATAAATAAAGAAGAAGCTGTTAAATTTTTTGTAAATTTACGAGCCAAAGTAGCTGAAAATAAAGTAACTATAAAAAAGGAAAAAGTAAAAGTTACTATATCAATAGGTGTATCTTTTGGCAATGGGCATTGCGAGATAGACGATATGCTTGAGGCTTGCGATTCAGCGCTTTACACCGCAAAAGAAAATGGTAGAAACAGAGTAGAAATAGTTTTATGA
- a CDS encoding septal ring lytic transglycosylase RlpA family protein, which translates to MSYHKSLKFYIGLSFTLLVTGCSWSGAPFTPSGPTNVKGNNSASIQKATMRPYTINGKTYYPTVVSVGDKASGTASWYGPNFHGKTTSNGEIYNMYNMTAAHKTLPMNTILKVTNLRNQKSVIVRVNDRGPFVADRVLDLSKAAATKLDIIGTGTAPVSMEVIGFNEDINAIASINTQAKPTSTGIKVPNPVSPTAPTGGIIISSEQRVVGGDFMVQIGSFKNLEGANRYQREHQSIDGYKSVVKTFTIDGSTIYRVFLNGFRSEDEARDYARSGKFQGAFIVRG; encoded by the coding sequence TTGTCATACCATAAGAGCCTAAAATTTTATATAGGACTAAGTTTTACTCTTCTAGTTACTGGTTGCTCTTGGAGCGGGGCACCATTTACACCAAGTGGCCCAACTAATGTAAAGGGCAACAATTCAGCTTCTATCCAAAAAGCAACAATGAGACCTTACACGATAAATGGCAAAACATACTACCCAACCGTTGTAAGCGTTGGTGATAAGGCAAGTGGTACGGCAAGCTGGTATGGTCCAAATTTTCATGGCAAAACAACCTCAAACGGCGAAATTTATAATATGTACAACATGACTGCAGCACACAAAACTTTGCCGATGAATACGATCCTTAAAGTAACAAATTTAAGAAATCAAAAAAGCGTCATTGTTCGCGTAAATGATCGTGGACCTTTTGTGGCTGATAGAGTTTTAGACCTTTCAAAGGCAGCTGCAACTAAACTTGATATTATCGGTACAGGCACGGCTCCAGTCAGTATGGAAGTCATAGGCTTTAATGAAGATATAAATGCTATTGCAAGCATTAATACTCAAGCAAAACCGACAAGTACCGGCATAAAAGTGCCAAATCCAGTCTCTCCGACAGCTCCAACTGGAGGCATTATTATTTCGTCAGAGCAACGAGTCGTAGGTGGAGATTTTATGGTGCAAATTGGCTCATTTAAAAACCTTGAGGGCGCAAACAGATATCAAAGAGAGCATCAAAGCATAGATGGCTATAAGTCGGTAGTTAAGACATTTACTATAGATGGATCTACCATTTATAGAGTATTTCTAAATGGCTTTAGAAGTGAGGACGAGGCTAGAGATTATGCAAGAAGCGGTAAATTCCAAGGTGCATTTATAGTAAGAGGTTAG
- a CDS encoding lytic transglycosylase domain-containing protein, with the protein MKAMLKIFLMFACSTLLLANTPEKSSYDTQVKILKELDIDASFMKTSHYAKMRQGIKQSQLETFTESLKNGYMYIPMVKEQIKKSGVPESFFYLAMIESGFSNHTVSNAKATGMWQFMEQTARLHGLKVGQYVDERKDPVESTIAATNYLKSLKNQFGKWYLAAMAYNCGDGALKRAIQKAGTDDLVTLLDAEKKYLPAETRNFVIKILRAAYTAKDADFLMSKDSSLLNINGGLKLVKVKVPGGTNLAQIGDSIGLSTKKMKNNNPHLKFVFTPPTLKDYYVYIPENKKQLFAENFKPFNGKNNFYAYVVKKGETLLSISKKTGVSHRAIKDYNELSTNAVSYNQKLIIPFSAQNKSQNYIVQTGDTIASLSKKFNVSEKDLKDANSFASSNLNVGANIVIP; encoded by the coding sequence ATGAAAGCAATGCTTAAAATATTTTTAATGTTTGCATGTAGTACCTTGCTACTAGCAAATACACCTGAAAAAAGCTCATACGACACTCAGGTAAAAATTTTAAAAGAGCTGGATATTGACGCTAGCTTTATGAAGACTTCTCACTATGCAAAGATGAGGCAAGGTATCAAACAATCACAACTTGAAACATTTACAGAATCTCTAAAAAATGGTTATATGTATATACCGATGGTAAAAGAGCAGATCAAAAAATCCGGCGTACCTGAGTCATTCTTTTATCTAGCCATGATAGAATCAGGCTTTTCAAATCACACAGTCTCAAACGCAAAAGCTACTGGCATGTGGCAGTTTATGGAACAAACGGCTAGACTGCATGGTCTAAAGGTAGGACAGTATGTCGATGAGAGAAAAGATCCAGTAGAGTCTACTATTGCAGCAACAAATTATCTAAAGTCGCTTAAAAATCAATTTGGCAAGTGGTATCTAGCAGCTATGGCCTATAACTGTGGCGATGGAGCCTTAAAAAGAGCCATACAAAAAGCTGGCACAGATGACCTTGTAACGCTTCTTGACGCAGAGAAAAAATACCTTCCAGCCGAAACTAGAAATTTTGTTATCAAAATTTTAAGAGCAGCATATACCGCAAAAGACGCAGACTTCTTGATGTCTAAAGATTCATCTTTATTGAACATAAACGGAGGACTAAAGCTTGTAAAAGTAAAAGTACCTGGCGGTACAAATTTGGCTCAAATAGGCGATAGTATCGGTCTTAGTACAAAAAAGATGAAAAATAACAACCCGCATTTAAAATTTGTATTTACTCCGCCAACTCTAAAAGATTATTATGTTTATATCCCTGAAAACAAAAAACAGCTTTTTGCAGAAAATTTCAAGCCATTTAATGGCAAAAATAATTTTTATGCCTATGTCGTAAAAAAAGGCGAAACATTACTTTCTATCTCTAAAAAAACAGGTGTTAGCCATAGAGCGATCAAGGACTACAACGAACTTAGCACAAATGCCGTAAGCTATAATCAAAAACTAATTATTCCATTTTCCGCACAAAATAAATCTCAAAACTATATAGTCCAAACTGGTGATACGATAGCTTCTTTATCTAAAAAATTTAATGTGAGCGAAAAAGATTTAAAAGATGCAAATTCTTTTGCTAGTTCAAATTTAAATGTTGGAGCAAATATTGTCATACCATAA
- a CDS encoding adenylate kinase: protein MKNLFLIIGAPGSGKTTDASIIAQHDEKFAHFSTGDLLRAEVASGSELGKLIDSFISKGNLVPLDVVVNAIVSAIKSSNKSNIIIDGYPRSVEQMTELDKVLSEQKEISLKGVIEVDVSEDVARARVLGRARGADDNNEVFNNRMKVYLDPIKPIRKFYSEKELLHVVNGERGIDEIVADIKNLLAKLL, encoded by the coding sequence ATGAAAAATTTATTTTTAATCATCGGCGCTCCAGGCAGCGGCAAAACAACAGACGCATCGATCATCGCACAGCATGATGAGAAATTTGCTCACTTTTCAACTGGCGACCTTTTAAGAGCTGAAGTCGCAAGTGGTAGCGAGCTTGGCAAACTAATAGACAGCTTTATCTCAAAAGGAAATTTGGTCCCACTTGACGTCGTCGTAAATGCGATCGTCTCAGCTATCAAAAGCTCAAATAAATCAAACATCATAATAGATGGCTACCCAAGAAGCGTTGAACAGATGACAGAGCTTGACAAGGTATTAAGCGAGCAAAAAGAAATTTCTCTTAAAGGCGTCATTGAAGTAGATGTTAGCGAAGATGTGGCAAGAGCAAGAGTGCTCGGCCGTGCAAGAGGTGCTGATGACAACAACGAAGTGTTTAATAACCGCATGAAAGTATATCTTGATCCGATCAAACCTATCCGCAAATTTTACAGCGAAAAAGAGCTACTTCACGTAGTAAATGGCGAGCGTGGCATTGACGAGATCGTAGCTGATATCAAAAATTTACTAGCTAAACTTCTATAA
- the ppa gene encoding inorganic diphosphatase translates to MDVSKIKAGSNPDKINAVIEIPYGSNIKYEIDKDSGAVVVDRVLYSAMFYPANYGFVPNTLAADGDPADILVLNEYPLQAGSVIPCRLIGVLVMEDEAGMDEKLLAVPVTKIDPRYDAIKSYEDLPAATLNKIKNFFETYKILEPNKWVKVKEFKDANAAKEILDAAIKNYK, encoded by the coding sequence ATGGACGTTTCAAAGATCAAAGCTGGTTCAAACCCAGACAAAATCAATGCTGTAATCGAAATACCTTATGGCTCAAATATCAAATACGAGATCGACAAAGATAGCGGTGCGGTAGTAGTTGATCGTGTGCTTTACTCAGCGATGTTTTACCCAGCAAACTACGGCTTTGTGCCAAACACACTTGCGGCTGATGGTGACCCAGCTGATATTTTGGTGCTAAATGAGTATCCGCTCCAAGCTGGTAGCGTCATTCCTTGCCGTTTAATAGGTGTTTTGGTAATGGAAGATGAGGCGGGTATGGATGAGAAGCTTTTGGCTGTACCAGTTACAAAGATCGATCCAAGATATGATGCGATAAAAAGCTACGAGGATCTACCAGCTGCAACACTAAATAAGATCAAAAATTTCTTTGAAACTTATAAAATTTTAGAGCCTAACAAATGGGTTAAGGTGAAAGAATTTAAAGACGCAAATGCTGCAAAAGAGATTTTAGACGCTGCGATAAAAAATTATAAATAA
- a CDS encoding NirD/YgiW/YdeI family stress tolerance protein, whose product MKKIIIASLAANIVMAGGFTSKYSSETISTKEALKLKDDAKVVLEGKIKSHIKSDKYEFIDKNGDVIIIEIDNKKWDNIAANEDTLLRIRGEVDKDLMKTEIDVDSVEVIK is encoded by the coding sequence ATGAAAAAAATTATAATCGCTTCACTAGCTGCTAACATCGTAATGGCTGGAGGCTTCACATCAAAATACTCAAGTGAAACGATAAGCACAAAAGAGGCTTTGAAACTAAAAGACGACGCTAAAGTCGTACTTGAGGGCAAAATAAAATCGCACATAAAATCAGACAAATATGAATTTATCGATAAAAATGGTGATGTCATTATTATTGAGATCGATAACAAAAAATGGGATAACATAGCAGCCAACGAAGATACACTTTTAAGAATAAGAGGTGAAGTGGATAAAGACCTTATGAAAACAGAGATCGATGTCGATAGCGTAGAGGTTATAAAGTAG
- a CDS encoding AAA family ATPase — protein sequence MIDRILIKDYLNFKNVELNFKEGLSVFTGVSGAGKSVLMSAIMAVFGLKDSEARLIEADVEHKFDLDEFGIENEEVNIFKLLKDKSTRYFINQQAISKKNLAQVAREHIKYLSAKEANEFENEKFLNLLDRLEISKNEKFKEIKQEFEEAFLEFSKISKELATIKEEEKKVEELKELASFEIEKIRSVGPKKGEFEELMETKKRLSKKDKINEAWARAERIFELEHSVNEALNISDLDNGFFEDAMNELRVARDSLNMEELDDIDVESVLDRIEALNAIIRRYGSEEEALEALNKKEKELARYENLSFEKSELEKKFEILSKKANELAGILSKARGVNLKELESMINSYLKELYMPDIALSIEAKKLDILGVDEICLNLNETSLKNLSSGELNRLRLAFIAASSEITKTGGDVIILDEIDANLSGKEAMSIANVLLKLANFYQIFAISHQPQLSSKANSHFLVERHGENSVVRELDKEERVNELARMISGEHISEEAINFAKGLLK from the coding sequence ATGATTGATCGAATTTTGATTAAAGATTATCTAAATTTTAAAAATGTCGAGCTAAATTTCAAAGAGGGTCTTAGCGTATTTACGGGTGTTAGTGGTGCTGGTAAATCTGTGCTAATGAGCGCTATAATGGCAGTTTTTGGGCTAAAAGATAGCGAGGCAAGGCTGATAGAAGCTGACGTGGAGCATAAATTTGATCTTGATGAGTTTGGCATAGAAAACGAAGAGGTCAATATTTTCAAGCTTTTAAAAGATAAGAGCACGAGATATTTTATAAACCAACAAGCCATCTCAAAGAAAAATTTAGCCCAAGTGGCGCGCGAGCACATCAAATATCTCTCGGCAAAAGAGGCAAACGAGTTTGAAAATGAGAAATTTCTAAATTTGCTTGATAGGCTTGAAATTTCAAAAAATGAGAAATTTAAAGAGATAAAGCAGGAATTTGAAGAGGCATTTTTGGAATTTTCTAAAATTTCAAAAGAGCTAGCCACTATCAAAGAGGAAGAGAAAAAGGTCGAGGAGCTAAAAGAGCTTGCTAGTTTTGAGATCGAGAAGATAAGAAGCGTAGGCCCTAAAAAAGGCGAGTTCGAAGAACTTATGGAGACTAAAAAAAGGCTTAGTAAAAAGGATAAGATAAATGAGGCGTGGGCTAGGGCTGAGCGGATATTTGAGCTAGAGCACAGCGTAAATGAGGCGCTAAATATCAGCGACCTTGACAACGGCTTTTTTGAAGATGCGATGAATGAGCTAAGGGTCGCAAGAGATAGCCTAAATATGGAGGAGCTTGACGATATCGACGTGGAGAGTGTGCTTGATAGAATAGAAGCTCTTAATGCCATCATTAGAAGGTATGGCAGCGAGGAAGAGGCATTAGAAGCGCTTAATAAAAAGGAAAAAGAGCTTGCCAGATATGAAAATTTAAGCTTTGAAAAGAGTGAGCTTGAGAAGAAATTTGAAATTTTAAGCAAAAAGGCAAATGAGCTGGCTGGCATTTTGAGCAAGGCAAGAGGCGTAAATTTAAAAGAGCTTGAGAGTATGATAAATTCATATTTAAAAGAGCTTTATATGCCAGATATTGCGCTGAGTATTGAAGCTAAAAAGCTTGATATTTTGGGCGTTGATGAGATTTGTCTAAATTTAAATGAGACCTCACTTAAAAATTTAAGCTCGGGCGAGCTAAACCGCCTAAGGCTGGCCTTCATAGCTGCCTCTAGTGAGATCACAAAAACGGGCGGTGATGTCATCATACTTGATGAAATAGATGCAAATTTAAGTGGAAAAGAGGCGATGAGCATCGCAAATGTCTTGCTTAAGCTTGCAAATTTTTATCAAATTTTTGCCATTTCACATCAGCCACAGCTTAGCTCAAAGGCAAATTCACACTTTTTGGTAGAGCGTCACGGGGAAAACTCGGTCGTAAGAGAGCTTGATAAGGAGGAGCGTGTAAATGAGCTTGCACGTATGATAAGTGGCGAGCATATAAGCGAAGAGGCGATAAATTTTGCTAAAGGGCTTTTAAAGTAG
- the aspS gene encoding aspartate--tRNA ligase, whose amino-acid sequence MRSHYCTDLSKADIGKEVILCGWANTYRDHGGVVFIDLRDVSGLIQLVCDPADSKEAHDVAAKVRDEYVLKAKGKVRARGEGLTNPKLKTGEIEVIVSELIIENPSEPLPFMIGDESVNEDIRLKYRFLDLRSERLQNIFKMRSRAAIAARNSLDKMGFIEFETPVLTRATPEGARDYLVPSRVYPGQFYALPQSPQLFKQLLMCSGFDKYFQIAKCFRDEDLRADRQPEFTQIDIEMSFVEQEDIINMAETMLKDIFKACGYDIKTPFRRMSYKEATETYGSDKPDLRYDLKMIDVIDIFERSSNEIFSSIAKDKKKNRIKALKVPNGDNIFSKREMNRFEEFVRKFGAQGLGYFQMKEEGLKGPLCKFFEQSDLDEIVSRCELKVGDVVFFGAGKKKIVLDYMGRFRIFLAEQMGIIDQDKLEFLWVLDFPMFEQNDDGSYSAMHHPFTMPKNIDEPDLEDILSIAHDVVLNGFELGGGSIRIHKNDIQQKVFKLLGIDEEEQREKFGFLLDALTFGAPPHGGIAIGFDRLNMLVNKASSIRDVIAFPKTQRAQCPLTKAPSHASNEQLRELGLRIREKEQKA is encoded by the coding sequence ATGCGAAGTCATTATTGCACCGATCTTAGCAAAGCTGATATCGGCAAAGAAGTAATACTTTGTGGCTGGGCAAACACATATAGAGACCACGGCGGTGTTGTTTTCATCGACTTAAGAGACGTTAGTGGGCTTATACAATTAGTTTGCGATCCGGCTGATAGCAAAGAAGCACATGACGTGGCTGCAAAAGTAAGAGATGAATATGTCTTAAAAGCAAAAGGAAAAGTAAGAGCTAGAGGCGAAGGACTAACCAATCCAAAGCTAAAAACTGGTGAGATAGAAGTAATAGTAAGCGAGCTAATCATCGAAAATCCAAGCGAGCCGCTACCATTTATGATAGGTGATGAGAGCGTAAATGAGGACATCAGACTAAAATATCGCTTTTTAGACCTTAGAAGCGAGCGCTTACAAAATATATTTAAAATGCGTTCTCGTGCAGCGATCGCAGCTAGAAACAGCCTAGATAAAATGGGCTTTATCGAGTTTGAAACTCCAGTTTTAACACGCGCAACTCCAGAAGGAGCGAGAGACTACCTAGTGCCAAGCCGTGTATATCCGGGTCAATTTTATGCGCTCCCACAAAGCCCACAGCTATTTAAGCAGCTTTTGATGTGCTCGGGCTTTGATAAATATTTCCAAATCGCAAAATGTTTCCGCGACGAAGATCTAAGGGCTGATCGCCAACCAGAATTTACTCAAATAGATATCGAAATGAGCTTTGTCGAGCAAGAAGATATCATAAATATGGCTGAAACGATGCTAAAAGATATTTTTAAAGCCTGCGGATACGATATCAAAACGCCATTTAGACGTATGAGCTACAAAGAGGCAACCGAGACTTATGGCTCAGATAAGCCTGATCTTAGATATGATCTAAAAATGATCGATGTTATCGATATTTTCGAGCGCTCAAGCAATGAAATTTTTAGCTCGATCGCAAAAGATAAGAAGAAAAACCGCATCAAAGCGCTAAAAGTACCAAATGGCGACAACATCTTTAGTAAGCGCGAGATGAATAGATTTGAGGAGTTTGTACGTAAATTTGGTGCACAAGGTCTTGGCTACTTCCAAATGAAAGAAGAAGGACTAAAAGGCCCACTTTGTAAATTTTTCGAGCAAAGCGATCTTGACGAGATCGTCTCAAGATGTGAGCTAAAAGTTGGTGACGTTGTATTCTTTGGTGCTGGTAAGAAGAAGATCGTGCTTGATTATATGGGAAGATTTAGAATTTTCCTAGCTGAACAAATGGGTATCATTGATCAAGACAAACTTGAGTTTTTATGGGTGCTTGACTTCCCAATGTTTGAGCAAAATGACGATGGCAGCTACTCTGCGATGCACCATCCATTTACTATGCCAAAAAATATAGACGAGCCTGATCTTGAGGACATCCTATCTATCGCTCACGACGTCGTACTAAACGGCTTTGAGCTTGGCGGCGGAAGTATAAGAATTCACAAAAACGATATCCAACAAAAGGTCTTTAAGCTTCTTGGCATAGACGAAGAGGAGCAACGTGAGAAATTTGGCTTCTTGCTTGATGCCTTGACATTTGGTGCGCCTCCACACGGTGGTATCGCGATCGGCTTTGATAGGCTAAATATGCTTGTAAATAAAGCAAGCTCGATCCGTGACGTCATAGCCTTCCCTAAAACACAACGTGCTCAGTGCCCACTAACAAAGGCACCAAGCCACGCTAGCAACGAGCAGCTTAGGGAGCTAGGACTAAGGATAAGAGAAAAAGAGCAAAAGGCTTAA
- the hisB gene encoding imidazoleglycerol-phosphate dehydratase HisB: MLELTRNTKETQISMKLKIYGSGVAKISTGIGFFDHMLEAFTKHSLLDLEISCKGDTHVDFHHSVEDVGIVLGQLLKEALYPLSGVERFGEASVVMDEAAVFCALDLSNRAYLVYENFNENAKVGEFDTELVEEFFRAVAINSGITLHLNQIRGKNTHHIIEATFKSFAVALRRALAKNARIGTPSTKGVL, encoded by the coding sequence ATTTTAGAGCTAACTAGAAATACAAAAGAGACACAAATCTCAATGAAGCTTAAAATTTACGGCTCAGGAGTTGCAAAAATAAGCACTGGAATAGGTTTTTTTGACCATATGCTTGAGGCATTTACCAAGCACTCTTTGCTTGATCTTGAAATTTCATGCAAGGGCGACACGCATGTGGATTTTCACCACAGCGTTGAGGATGTTGGCATAGTTTTGGGTCAGCTTTTAAAAGAGGCCTTGTATCCTTTAAGTGGCGTTGAGAGATTTGGCGAGGCAAGCGTTGTTATGGATGAGGCGGCTGTTTTTTGTGCGTTAGATCTTAGCAACAGGGCCTATCTTGTCTATGAAAATTTTAATGAAAACGCCAAAGTAGGGGAGTTTGACACTGAGCTTGTGGAGGAGTTTTTTAGGGCAGTTGCTATAAATTCTGGTATCACGCTTCATTTAAATCAAATTCGCGGTAAAAACACTCACCACATCATCGAAGCAACGTTTAAATCATTTGCCGTAGCACTTCGTAGAGCACTTGCTAAAAACGCAAGGATAGGTACGCCAAGTACAAAGGGTGTTTTATGA
- a CDS encoding TatD family hydrolase — MIIDTHCHLDSKVYDPDLDKILDEARNLGLKGFIIPGADINDLPKAAKIARENSDIFFAAGVHPYDKESFSIEILRNFAKDEKCVAIGECGLDYFRLPKDENEKIKEKEDQKRIFLAQLDLAVELKKPVILHIREANEDSFNILKEYAPKLEAGAILHCYNASPLLLELCKFGNFYFGIGGVLTFKNAKNLVEILPKIPFDRIVIETDAPYLTPEPNRGKRNEPAFTTFVAKKIAEILNLEFEVVCEKTSNNAKRLFKCFV, encoded by the coding sequence ATGATTATAGATACACATTGTCATTTGGATAGTAAAGTTTATGATCCTGACCTTGATAAAATTTTAGACGAAGCTAGAAATTTAGGGCTAAAAGGCTTTATTATCCCGGGAGCTGATATCAATGATTTACCAAAAGCGGCTAAAATAGCGCGTGAAAATTCTGACATTTTCTTTGCCGCTGGAGTTCATCCATATGATAAAGAGAGTTTTAGCATTGAAATTTTAAGAAATTTTGCTAAAGATGAAAAGTGTGTGGCGATTGGTGAATGCGGTCTTGACTACTTTCGCTTGCCAAAAGATGAAAATGAAAAGATAAAAGAAAAAGAGGATCAAAAACGTATTTTTTTAGCTCAACTTGATTTGGCTGTTGAGTTAAAAAAACCCGTTATTCTTCACATTAGGGAGGCTAATGAGGACTCTTTTAATATCTTAAAAGAGTATGCACCAAAGCTTGAAGCTGGAGCGATTTTGCACTGTTATAATGCTTCGCCACTTCTTTTAGAGCTTTGTAAATTTGGGAATTTTTACTTTGGCATAGGCGGTGTTTTAACATTTAAAAATGCTAAAAATTTAGTCGAAATTTTGCCAAAAATCCCATTTGATAGGATAGTTATTGAAACTGACGCTCCTTATCTCACGCCGGAACCAAATCGCGGCAAGAGAAATGAGCCGGCGTTTACGACATTTGTTGCTAAAAAGATAGCTGAAATTTTAAACCTTGAGTTTGAAGTTGTTTGTGAAAAAACTTCAAATAATGCCAAAAGGTTGTTTAAGTGCTTTGTCTGA
- a CDS encoding NAD(+) kinase, with amino-acid sequence MKNEQKFNTFCTKKVGLIAKDYPLFRQDLEKLEKILKKYNAEILLEKNCAKRIEKNGFELIKLAKECEFLITLGGDGTIISTCRKLAHISPLVLGIHAGRLGFLTDIMINESEKFFKDFFDGKFEVEMPFMLDVTLHKNDGKTEQKIAFNDAVIVSKNGGSMTHIEALLNEKYFNSYFGDGVIVATPAGTTAYNMSANGPIIYPLSEVFTVTPICSHSLTQRPVVLTKNHTVKFKTNSDAILVLDGQDRFDMSKISAVSMSLSNKKARLIRHIGRDYFQILKEKLHWGYND; translated from the coding sequence ATGAAAAATGAACAAAAATTTAATACTTTTTGCACAAAAAAAGTAGGACTTATTGCTAAAGATTATCCATTATTTAGGCAAGATTTAGAAAAATTAGAAAAAATTTTAAAAAAGTATAACGCAGAAATTTTGCTTGAAAAAAATTGTGCTAAGCGTATAGAAAAAAATGGTTTTGAGCTTATAAAATTAGCCAAAGAGTGCGAATTTTTGATCACTCTTGGCGGAGATGGCACGATCATTTCAACTTGTAGAAAGCTAGCTCACATCTCGCCACTTGTCCTTGGCATACACGCTGGTAGACTTGGATTTCTAACCGACATAATGATTAATGAGAGTGAGAAATTTTTTAAAGACTTTTTTGATGGTAAATTTGAGGTAGAAATGCCTTTTATGCTTGATGTGACGCTTCACAAAAATGATGGTAAAACCGAGCAAAAGATAGCATTTAATGATGCAGTTATTGTTAGTAAAAATGGTGGCTCAATGACGCACATCGAAGCACTTTTAAATGAAAAATATTTTAATTCATATTTTGGAGACGGCGTTATAGTGGCGACACCTGCTGGAACAACGGCATATAACATGAGCGCAAATGGCCCTATTATCTATCCATTAAGCGAGGTTTTTACAGTAACTCCTATCTGCTCGCACTCGCTCACGCAGCGTCCAGTCGTGCTTACTAAAAATCACACGGTTAAATTTAAAACAAATAGTGATGCGATTTTGGTACTTGATGGGCAAGATAGGTTTGATATGAGTAAAATTTCAGCCGTCAGCATGAGTTTGAGCAACAAAAAAGCGAGACTGATACGTCATATTGGTAGGGATTATTTTCAAATTTTAAAAGAGAAACTTCACTGGGGTTATAATGATTGA